The genome window GATTAACGCGATGGATAAAGCAAGTATGGAATCGCTGGTAGGCAGATCCGTCCGCGTGGACAGGGGCGGACCTGAGTCCAGAAGCGGCAAACTTCTGTCGGTTCAGCAAGATTACTTTGTTCTTTATTGCGAGAACGAAGGAATCGTATATTACAAGAAAGACCATGTCAAAAGCTTGACCTTGGATTCCCGCGAAGTCTCCGATGTCATTGAGGCTCCCGTCGAAGGGGAAGCACCACCACCTGTCCTCCAATACTTCGAAGCAGACAGCTTTACGTCCGTTCTCCAAAGCATGCACCTTTACTCCGTACAAATCAATCGTGGTGGACCCGAAAAAATCGAAGGGGTCATCGTAGACGCAACGGACGACGAAGTAACACTTATTGTCGGTAAAGAAGTAGTCAAAATTCTCCCCTTCCATATTCGCAACATCAGCTACAGCGCGAAAAACAATAGCAATGAGCAAAACAACAGCAACAGCAGCAGCAGCAAAGGCAATCGCAATAGCAGAAATTCTAGACGATAATAAAGAAAATAAAGGCTCTGCCAACGTCTGGTAGAGCCATATTTTCTATCACGCGCTGCCCAGAGAAGGACCACGAAGAAAGGAGTGGCAGATGGTGTTCATTTCGCTTTTCATCATGCTCATTAGCGGAGCCTTGCTGTTTTGGCTGGTTGCACCGCCTGCAGTTCCCCGTTCAGAAGAGAATCCCCTTCATCCTGAAGAGGGCACCTTGTACCCTCCTGCCGTAAAAGCAGACGATCTCGGACATCTCCACTTGCAGGATTAGGAGAAATGCGTTTCTGCAAAACGCAAGAAAGTTTACACTTTGCTAGAGAGGAGATTCGCTACCCAATGAATTACCTAGTATCAATGGTTGGAAAAACCGTTGAACTGGACATCAAAGGTTCAATCAGGCGCATCGGAATCTTGATAGATTTTGGAACAGATGTGATTGTTATCTATGATGGGAACAACTATGTGTACGTTCCCATTGGTCATATCCACAATGTGAGACAGTCTCCCATCTCCTTGCCTCATTTACACGAGCCTGACTATGAACATGTTCAGTCAGAGAACGACTTGACCTACCATAAAATTTTGGTTGAATCGCAGGGCATGCTTTGCCAAATCTCCCTTTCTAACACACTGTCTCTTTTCGGTTACGTCACCCACGTGCATCAAGACTACTTTGTATTTTCCTCGCCTGTCCATCACACTCTTTACATTCCCAACTTTCACCTCAAATGGCTGATTCCTTACCCGGATGTCTCAACGCCGTACATGCACCCGCACTTTGTCCATAAGGCGGAGTCCTCGCCTGTCAAGCTGGCTCGGACTTTTGAAGAGCAAATGAAGCGAATGATCGGCAGCATTGTTGCCTTTGATCTGGGAACCAATCCCGAAATGGTTGGATTACTGAAAAATGTCAGGAATCAAACCGCTGAGCTCGTCAGCGCCAATCAGAAACGGTTTTACTGGAACATTCATCATATCAAGGCCGCCTACTTCGCTGACATCTAACAAGGACGGGACCATGAGAGTACATGGTTCCGTTTTTATTCATCGGATACAATTGTTGTTTTCCCCTACTCTTTCATGGTTGAGCAACCAAGAAAAATCTGTGTGTAGGAATATCCACGTAGCCCTCCGCTTCGATCCGTTCATGCAGGGCAAGCAGCCTGTCAGCGTAATGCTCCACTGTAAAATCAGGGATCTGCCACTCGATCGCTTTTACATAATAAATGATCGCACCGATGTCGTAATAACGGGTAAACCCCATCTCTTCCTTTTGCTCCAGGATGCTGAATCCTGCCTTTTCCAGCTCATTCACCGCATAGCAAAGGTTCCAGTGCGCATATTGGCCAGAGATGGGGGCGTCGAGCAAGCGATTCAACTCGAGGTTGTCCTGCCCTCCTACCTGCTGGGTGATGAACTTGCCATCAGGGGCGATGATGCGATGCAATTCGCTCGGCAAGTAAGACTCGTGGCGGTTGATTACCAAATCAATAGAATCATCCGCAAAAGGCAGGTTGTCTTCCCCATCTGCTGCAACGACTTCGACGCCTAACGGCTCAAGCCGGTTTCGCGCAACCTCAACATTGGGCGGGTAGCCTTCTGTCGCTGCCGTCTTTTTTGGAAAGGGCTGCAGCAGGGATAGCAATTCGCCCCCGCCTGTTCCCATGTCCAGCATGGACTGAATTCCCATCATCTGCTTGCGTACGAGACTGACGTAATTCCAGGACAAGGGTGCCTCCACCATCCGCCCCGTTCTGGTCAAATAGGAAAAGTCCCAGCCAGCAAAGGGAATCTCTTCTTCTTTTCGAAAGGATGCCAACCACTCTTGTTTCTCCATTCTCGCTTCTCCTCTCAGTCGTTACGTCCCGCTTCCAAGCGGGGGAAAACGATCTCCTCATTCATGAACATGTCTCAGACCTAAGGCGGAGGCAAAATCATGCCTGGGTACGTTTGGGTTCGTGCTGTTCCTCTTTATCATGGAAAGCGAACTTATTTTGCAGGAGGAAATACTCATGCCGGATTTTGAAGTGCTCGCAGGGGTCGATCAAGGGCTGTATTTGATTTTTTTTCTTCTCACCTTGCTCCCAGCCCTTCAGATAAGAACGCTCGTCCATCGCGCTACAGGTGGACCCATGACAAACAGCGCTCGCTGGATCTTGTGCCTTACCGGCTTGGCTTTGCTCGTTGTCCTCGGACAGTGGGGATCAACTTGGCATCTGTATGAATCCTTTGGCTGGCCGTACATAAAAGACAAGGCACTCGGCTTCTTACCACTCAGCCTCTTCCCCGCGTTCGTGGCCGCACTGGTCTCTGTCCCTCGGCTGTGGCGCCTCTCTGTTCCACTGGTACCCGCCAAAGGAATGTCTGGATCTGACGCCGCTGAAGAGAAAACGAGGCGCCATGAAGCCTCCGCACCCGAAATGATTGTGCCGATACAAGCGTTGTCTCTAGGTGCCTTTCTGGCTGCCACTCTGCAATTTATCCTGCCGTCCGTCACCTTGCAGAAGGAAATGCTCATGATGGCCTGGGGTGTGCTGCTCGCAGGCTCTTCTGCCCTTTGGATCTGGCAATCCTGGCAGCAGCAGCGTCACTCTCGCTCGGGTCCCATGCACCGCCCTCATCTGATCGTTCGATTTCTGCAGGGCACCTTCGTTCTCCTGTTCCTCACGGCTTGTTCGCTTGCAGGGCTGAACAGCGCGCGAGAAGCAAGCCTGCTTCCCGAACGAATGAGCATGACGAATCATACGGTCGAATCCAAAGCGATGCAAGCGTCTTCAGGCGGCCATGCGCAGCACGCTGCCGCTGTAACCGTGACGAGGCCTGTAAGTGTGACGGAATTGACCGGGCCGCAAACAGGAGCCCCCGATCGCCGATTTACTCTCACTGCCCAAAAAGCAAAGATCCTGCTTCCCTCTGGCAAAGTCGTGGAGGCATGGACGTACAATGGTCGCTATCCCGGCCCCGAGCTCCGCGCGAAACAGGGTGAACTGATCGAGGTTGTGCTGGAGAACAAGGATATCTCGGAAGGCGTCACGATCCATTGGCACGGCCTGAACGTCCCCAACGCCGAAGACGGCGTAGCCGGAGCCACCCAGGACGCTGTGCTGCCCGGCGAAAAGCACGTATACCGATTTGTCGCTGAGCAGTCGGGAACATTCTGGTACCACTCGCACCAGCAATCCTCGGTGCAAGTCAAAAAAGGACTGTTGGGGGCACTTGTGATTGAACCTGCCGCCCAAACGAAACCATCCTCTCCCGTGCTGGACCTCACGCTCGTGCATCACAAGCTGGGCAGCGGAGGTGGAATTACGCTCAACGGCGACGACGGCCTTTTGAAACAAAAGGTCCTTCCCGGCACATCCGTGCGGTTACGCCTCATCAACGCAGACAGCTTTCCTGCGAAAGTCCAATTGCAAGGGGCTTCTTTTCAGGTCGCCGCCATCGACGGAAACGAAATCCACGAACCGAATCTGATCGCCAACCAGGCGCTCCTTTTGGCTGCTGGCGGGCGGTATGATGTCACTCTCACCATGCCGAATGCAAGCGTCTTCCTGGCCCCTTCCAAAACGGACAGTCGCCACGGTCTTTTGCTCAGTCCAGATGGAACCACAGAAGTGCCTGATCTTCATCCTGACCTCCCGACCTTTGATCCTGCGAGCTATGGAAGTCCGCAGCCACTGCCTTTTGATTTGGATACCCGCTTCGACCGTGATTATCGGTTAGTCTTCGATGTCCAATTCGGATTCTACGACGGGAAGCTGGATGGATTGTGGACGATCAACGGAAAGGTCTTCCCTCACACTCCGATGCTGATGGCGAAGGAGGGAGATCTGGTCAAAATGACCTTCATCAATCGCAGCTACATGGATCACCCGATGCATTTGCACGGTCATCACATGCTCGTGCTCAGCCGAAATGGCGCCCCCACGACAGGGAGCCCTTGGTGGACAGACACCCTCAATGTCGCTCCTGGCGAGACGTACGAGGTAGCCTTCCGAGCCGACAATCCCGGCCTCTGGATGGATCATTGCCACAACCTCACTCACGCGGCCATGGGAATGACGATGCACCTGTTGTACGAAGGGGTGACATCTCCTTTTCAGATCGGACACCAGACTCGGAATCAACCGGAATAAATCCCTAGAGAAGCAGCCTACTGGCATCGTGCACAGGCTGCTTCTCTTCGTTGGATCGGTGTGTCATTTGGTCCTTCGTTTTTTCGCTTCCAGCAGGCGATTGAATGTTTTGTCGGCTGCGTCCGGTTCGTTTGCTGACTCCTTCTGCTGGGAGCCCTGGCTTCCTTTGGACCTCGGCGTTTTAGCCTCAGCAGCACCCGCAGCATCTGCCGAAAGGACTGGATCGGCACCGCGCTGAATTCCTGAGCGCTTTTCTCCAAGCCGGGACAATACCTCTTGCCTTCCTGATTCGGTCTGTGCCTGTGGCTTTCGACGCCAGAGGTTCATCGCCTTCGCCCACCAGTGATCCGGGAGCTGCAGTCTCCTCGCCGCGACATCAAAGGGCCAGAGGAGAGCGGACAGCATGAGCAGCCACTCGCTGATGGATTGCGTGTCCCATTTGTCAGGCAGCCTTCCCGCAAACGCCTCTGACGGTTTGGCTATCAGTGAGCCTCCCCCCGCCGTCAGCCAGCCTTTCATTTCTATTTCTCCATCACGAGGCATTCCGTACTCCGGTGAAAAGGCGACCGTCAATCCTGTCGTTTGACTGGCGACGACTTGCCCGCTCTCTTTTTCCGTAATTTGAATCATGTAGGATCCTGGATCGGCTGCCGCAAATTCACCAGCCAACACCCCAGGAGCAGTCGGCTTGAGCCGGATGACCTCTCGCTGCATCTCCTGATTGAGCACGATCGCTTCCAGCTCCTGCGGCATAGCTGCACCCGCTGGTATTGTGACCGTCACTCTTCCAGCAGAACCCTCCAGCTGCGTTTCCGTCTTCCATG of Brevibacillus choshinensis contains these proteins:
- a CDS encoding DUF2642 domain-containing protein; this encodes MNYLVSMVGKTVELDIKGSIRRIGILIDFGTDVIVIYDGNNYVYVPIGHIHNVRQSPISLPHLHEPDYEHVQSENDLTYHKILVESQGMLCQISLSNTLSLFGYVTHVHQDYFVFSSPVHHTLYIPNFHLKWLIPYPDVSTPYMHPHFVHKAESSPVKLARTFEEQMKRMIGSIVAFDLGTNPEMVGLLKNVRNQTAELVSANQKRFYWNIHHIKAAYFADI
- a CDS encoding class I SAM-dependent methyltransferase; this encodes MEKQEWLASFRKEEEIPFAGWDFSYLTRTGRMVEAPLSWNYVSLVRKQMMGIQSMLDMGTGGGELLSLLQPFPKKTAATEGYPPNVEVARNRLEPLGVEVVAADGEDNLPFADDSIDLVINRHESYLPSELHRIIAPDGKFITQQVGGQDNLELNRLLDAPISGQYAHWNLCYAVNELEKAGFSILEQKEEMGFTRYYDIGAIIYYVKAIEWQIPDFTVEHYADRLLALHERIEAEGYVDIPTHRFFLVAQP
- a CDS encoding multicopper oxidase family protein, with translation MPDFEVLAGVDQGLYLIFFLLTLLPALQIRTLVHRATGGPMTNSARWILCLTGLALLVVLGQWGSTWHLYESFGWPYIKDKALGFLPLSLFPAFVAALVSVPRLWRLSVPLVPAKGMSGSDAAEEKTRRHEASAPEMIVPIQALSLGAFLAATLQFILPSVTLQKEMLMMAWGVLLAGSSALWIWQSWQQQRHSRSGPMHRPHLIVRFLQGTFVLLFLTACSLAGLNSAREASLLPERMSMTNHTVESKAMQASSGGHAQHAAAVTVTRPVSVTELTGPQTGAPDRRFTLTAQKAKILLPSGKVVEAWTYNGRYPGPELRAKQGELIEVVLENKDISEGVTIHWHGLNVPNAEDGVAGATQDAVLPGEKHVYRFVAEQSGTFWYHSHQQSSVQVKKGLLGALVIEPAAQTKPSSPVLDLTLVHHKLGSGGGITLNGDDGLLKQKVLPGTSVRLRLINADSFPAKVQLQGASFQVAAIDGNEIHEPNLIANQALLLAAGGRYDVTLTMPNASVFLAPSKTDSRHGLLLSPDGTTEVPDLHPDLPTFDPASYGSPQPLPFDLDTRFDRDYRLVFDVQFGFYDGKLDGLWTINGKVFPHTPMLMAKEGDLVKMTFINRSYMDHPMHLHGHHMLVLSRNGAPTTGSPWWTDTLNVAPGETYEVAFRADNPGLWMDHCHNLTHAAMGMTMHLLYEGVTSPFQIGHQTRNQPE